The Nocardioides panzhihuensis genome has a segment encoding these proteins:
- a CDS encoding SAV_915 family protein: MQAEGQTRQAIPPVMYLPASPGGGADGEPVEIEMRRLLDGRVALLAYTALDRLADCCGTEQPWVLYKTDQLDELNKVSPYDVIVIDQPLPDELRRDAQ; the protein is encoded by the coding sequence ATGCAAGCCGAAGGACAGACACGTCAGGCGATCCCGCCGGTCATGTACCTACCCGCATCACCCGGCGGCGGAGCCGATGGCGAGCCCGTCGAAATCGAGATGCGACGCCTGCTTGACGGCCGAGTCGCACTGCTCGCGTACACCGCGCTGGATCGTCTGGCCGACTGCTGCGGAACCGAGCAGCCCTGGGTCCTTTACAAGACCGACCAGCTCGACGAGCTCAACAAGGTCAGCCCGTACGACGTCATCGTCATCGACCAGCCCCTGCCCGACGAACTCAGGCGGGATGCCCAGTGA
- a CDS encoding DUF4839 domain-containing protein → MREHASRDESPQRPTGDQGRKEIRYDFMTVNTIRGAENRAAVKWTSQGWELVGQDSGTLRTQLTFRREKKPMNRLVLVGGISAVMILIVAVVLGTISEGNDPAATSAEPSETAGVEESAQTERATHSESSQPSGDGSGGGEEGDTPASRKVLTVKNSPELAQALAVSDYCDATVADFASKYADVPIAFNGSISEMTQHQGATTRYDILVAPGDAGASSTVGPAIQLRDVGVIDLNLVGPNVPPTVGVGDMFRFKATVGKFDPDSCLLTLYPVETRSR, encoded by the coding sequence ATGCGCGAACATGCATCCCGCGACGAGTCGCCGCAGCGCCCGACTGGTGATCAGGGCCGCAAGGAGATCCGTTACGACTTCATGACGGTCAACACGATCCGAGGTGCCGAGAATCGCGCTGCCGTGAAGTGGACGAGCCAAGGGTGGGAGCTTGTTGGCCAGGACTCTGGGACGCTTCGCACCCAGCTGACGTTCCGACGGGAGAAGAAGCCCATGAACCGACTCGTTCTGGTTGGCGGGATCTCAGCGGTGATGATCCTCATCGTTGCCGTCGTGTTGGGGACCATCAGCGAGGGCAACGACCCCGCGGCGACGTCGGCTGAGCCGTCCGAAACAGCAGGCGTCGAGGAATCTGCGCAGACGGAGCGGGCGACGCACAGCGAATCGAGCCAGCCGTCCGGTGATGGATCGGGTGGTGGGGAAGAGGGTGACACACCTGCCTCACGGAAGGTCCTTACGGTCAAGAACAGTCCGGAGCTCGCCCAGGCCTTGGCAGTGTCGGACTACTGCGATGCGACCGTCGCCGACTTCGCCTCCAAGTACGCCGATGTACCGATCGCTTTCAACGGCAGCATTTCCGAGATGACTCAGCACCAGGGCGCAACGACGCGCTACGACATTCTGGTCGCGCCCGGCGATGCCGGTGCTTCATCGACGGTGGGCCCAGCCATCCAGCTACGTGACGTTGGCGTGATCGATCTGAACCTGGTCGGCCCCAACGTCCCGCCTACTGTCGGGGTAGGAGACATGTTTCGCTTCAAGGCGACCGTTGGGAAATTCGACCCCGACTCTTGTCTCCTCACGCTATACCCTGTTGAGACCCGGTCCCGGTAA
- a CDS encoding sortase domain-containing protein produces the protein MNTTSPWSVAAALTALGALVLAGCSTPEGDIDAPVSVTTSPAGPPPSPSTSSTAPPPSPTETPLSSDGRPMRGELFIPRIGVTDLVVVPYRGWTDDAHGTEIQNGGVAASPHGPRGGTGPGGIGNYQVTAHRLSSTRAFLRLPELERGDRVRVRTEEATYVYRITGTRETSFRSAASLRAQRAAVPGKPGQEPTRAMITLSTCATPEDHAAGNYWSDEFDNPEHRIDKIGVLVAVR, from the coding sequence ATGAACACGACATCACCCTGGAGCGTCGCCGCGGCGCTCACCGCTCTCGGTGCACTCGTGCTGGCCGGGTGCAGCACTCCGGAGGGCGACATCGACGCGCCGGTCTCGGTCACCACGTCGCCGGCAGGCCCGCCGCCTTCTCCGTCCACTTCGTCGACGGCGCCGCCACCTTCACCCACCGAGACGCCGCTTTCCTCCGACGGCCGGCCGATGCGCGGGGAGTTGTTTATCCCGCGCATCGGCGTCACCGACCTCGTGGTCGTGCCCTACCGCGGCTGGACCGATGACGCACACGGCACCGAGATCCAGAACGGCGGCGTCGCGGCCAGCCCGCACGGTCCTCGTGGGGGCACGGGGCCGGGTGGGATCGGCAACTACCAGGTGACCGCGCACCGGCTCTCATCCACACGGGCGTTCCTAAGGCTGCCCGAGCTCGAACGAGGCGACCGGGTCCGGGTGCGCACCGAGGAAGCGACGTACGTCTATCGCATCACCGGCACCCGGGAGACGTCGTTCCGGTCGGCAGCGTCGCTGCGCGCGCAGCGCGCCGCCGTACCAGGCAAACCCGGCCAGGAGCCCACCCGCGCGATGATCACGCTGTCGACCTGCGCCACTCCTGAGGACCACGCCGCTGGCAACTACTGGTCCGACGAGTTCGACAATCCCGAGCATCGCATCGACAAGATCGGCGTCCTCGTGGCCGTGCGGTGA
- a CDS encoding ABC-F family ATP-binding cassette domain-containing protein — MSTTSAITLRNLTFEWPDGTVALDGVNGTFGTDRTGLIGRNGAGKSTLLRLIAGELSPTSGTIDTGGEVGYLPQTLTLRQETTIAELLGIDGILAAIRAIEDGSVDQRHFDAIGDDWDIESRADEALDQIGFSAADLDRRVAEISGGESMLIAITGLRIRRTPITLLDEPTNNLDRATRAKLAEFVDQWPGTLVIVSHDLELLEHMDSTTELYAATLTTFGGPYSAWKEHREQEAAAAEQAARSAQQALKVEKRQRIEAETKLARRERTAKKTQKDGGIPKILAGNRASKAQASAGSLRSTLDDKVKSAQAAVDAAGARVRHEEHIHLTLPDPGVPRGRRIAELEDEGRTVVIQGPERVALVGANGSGKSTLLDQLVQGGDPLPGRPHGRLLTDLVGLLPQRLDGLDDEASAMENVRSVAPDLSPGTIRNQLARLLLRGDSVDRPVHTLSGGERFRVSLARLLLADPPSQLLILDEPTNNLDITSVEQLAQALDAYRGALLVVSHDHGFLERIGIDTVIELDADGRMHQRRDLDGH, encoded by the coding sequence ATGTCCACCACATCTGCCATCACCCTGCGCAACCTGACCTTCGAGTGGCCTGACGGCACCGTCGCGCTCGACGGCGTCAACGGCACCTTCGGCACTGATCGGACCGGCCTGATCGGCCGCAACGGCGCCGGTAAGTCCACCCTGCTCCGCCTCATCGCCGGCGAGCTGTCACCGACCTCCGGGACGATCGACACTGGTGGCGAGGTCGGGTACCTGCCCCAGACGCTCACGCTGCGGCAGGAGACGACGATCGCCGAACTGCTCGGCATCGACGGCATCCTCGCCGCGATCCGGGCGATCGAGGACGGTTCGGTCGACCAACGCCACTTCGACGCGATCGGCGACGACTGGGACATCGAGTCCCGAGCCGACGAGGCGCTGGATCAGATCGGCTTCTCCGCCGCCGACCTCGACCGTCGCGTCGCCGAGATCTCCGGCGGCGAGAGCATGCTGATCGCCATCACCGGTCTGCGCATCCGCCGCACCCCGATCACCCTGCTCGATGAGCCCACGAACAACCTCGACCGAGCCACCCGCGCGAAGCTCGCCGAGTTCGTCGACCAGTGGCCGGGAACGCTCGTGATCGTCAGCCACGACCTCGAGCTGCTCGAGCACATGGACAGCACCACCGAGCTGTACGCCGCGACCCTGACCACGTTCGGCGGCCCCTACAGCGCCTGGAAGGAACACCGCGAGCAGGAGGCGGCGGCCGCCGAGCAGGCCGCCCGCTCCGCGCAGCAGGCGCTCAAGGTAGAGAAGCGGCAGCGCATCGAGGCAGAGACGAAGCTCGCCCGCCGCGAGCGGACCGCGAAGAAGACCCAGAAGGACGGCGGGATCCCGAAGATCCTGGCTGGCAACCGTGCCAGCAAGGCCCAGGCGTCGGCCGGATCGCTCCGCTCGACGCTCGACGACAAGGTGAAGTCCGCCCAGGCCGCCGTCGACGCAGCCGGTGCCCGCGTACGCCACGAGGAGCACATCCATCTCACCCTCCCCGACCCCGGCGTGCCCCGCGGCCGGCGGATCGCGGAGCTCGAGGACGAGGGCCGGACCGTCGTGATCCAGGGGCCAGAAAGAGTGGCCCTCGTCGGCGCCAACGGCTCCGGCAAGTCGACGCTTCTCGACCAGCTCGTTCAGGGTGGCGATCCGCTGCCGGGTCGGCCCCACGGCCGGCTGCTCACCGACCTGGTCGGTCTGCTCCCCCAGCGCCTCGACGGACTCGACGACGAGGCCAGCGCGATGGAGAACGTACGCAGCGTGGCGCCGGATCTGTCGCCCGGCACCATCCGCAACCAGCTCGCCCGGCTCCTCCTCCGGGGCGACAGCGTCGACCGCCCGGTCCATACGCTCTCCGGCGGCGAACGCTTCCGCGTCTCCCTCGCCCGCCTCCTCCTCGCCGACCCGCCGTCGCAGCTGCTGATCCTCGATGAGCCGACCAACAACCTCGACATCACCAGCGTCGAGCAGCTCGCCCAGGCCCTCGACGCCTACCGCGGCGCGTTGCTCGTCGTCAGCCACGACCACGGTTTCCTGGAGCGGATCGGCATCGACACCGTCATCGAGCTCGATGCGGACGGGCGCATGCACCAGCGCCGGGACCTGGACGGTCACTGA
- a CDS encoding chorismate mutase produces the protein MTEPTSLADVRGRIDALDEQLTELLTRRQQLVRAAAAFKNDGQAVRAPDRANAVIAAARERAVAAGLAPQVAEEIWRAMIGAFTAYELDRHR, from the coding sequence ATGACTGAGCCGACCTCACTTGCTGATGTGCGTGGCCGGATCGACGCGCTGGACGAGCAGCTGACCGAGCTGCTGACTCGTCGCCAGCAGCTGGTCCGGGCGGCGGCTGCGTTCAAGAACGACGGACAGGCCGTACGCGCCCCCGACCGGGCCAACGCAGTGATCGCCGCTGCTCGCGAGCGTGCGGTCGCCGCGGGCCTGGCACCGCAGGTCGCCGAGGAGATCTGGCGCGCGATGATCGGCGCATTCACTGCGTACGAGCTCGATCGGCATCGCTAA
- a CDS encoding dodecin — protein MSSHTYRVTEIVGTSEAGLDDAIRNGLSRASQTLRHLDWFEVTQIRGHVDEGDIQHFQVGLKVGFRMEDD, from the coding sequence ATGTCTTCACACACCTACCGCGTCACCGAGATCGTCGGAACCTCCGAGGCCGGACTCGACGACGCCATCCGCAACGGCCTCAGCCGCGCTTCCCAGACGCTGCGTCACCTGGACTGGTTCGAGGTCACCCAGATCCGCGGCCACGTCGACGAGGGCGACATCCAGCACTTCCAGGTCGGGCTCAAGGTCGGCTTCCGGATGGAGGACGACTGA
- a CDS encoding winged helix-turn-helix transcriptional regulator, giving the protein MSQLAKIQPPAAALDSVDRGILRELSDNPELTNKALATRLGIAESTCAYRLRALRDNGVITGRRLDVDTRALGYPLQAVIKVRLGSHSKEHVEKLYDDLVRTPGVIQAFHVAGADDFHLYVAVEDAEALRDFVLQHVTVHRVVRQTETLLVFELREGPGVLPRDTA; this is encoded by the coding sequence GTGTCCCAGTTGGCGAAAATACAACCCCCTGCAGCCGCCCTCGACTCAGTCGACCGCGGAATCCTGCGCGAGCTCAGCGACAACCCCGAGCTCACCAACAAGGCCCTCGCGACGCGACTCGGGATCGCCGAGTCGACCTGCGCCTACCGGCTGCGGGCTCTGCGCGACAACGGCGTCATCACCGGCCGCCGCCTCGACGTCGACACCCGTGCTCTCGGCTACCCGCTGCAGGCCGTGATCAAGGTCCGCCTCGGCAGCCACAGCAAGGAGCACGTCGAGAAGCTGTACGACGACCTGGTCCGGACCCCGGGCGTCATCCAGGCTTTCCACGTCGCCGGTGCCGACGACTTCCACCTCTACGTCGCCGTCGAGGACGCCGAGGCCCTGCGCGACTTCGTGCTCCAGCACGTGACCGTCCACCGCGTCGTCCGGCAGACCGAGACGCTGCTCGTCTTCGAGCTCCGCGAAGGGCCGGGCGTGCTCCCCCGCGACACGGCGTAG
- a CDS encoding trans-sulfuration enzyme family protein produces the protein MPLANSHLDSIAVHAGREDLAMLGVHALPLDLSSTNPLPDIERGGASYEAMATGGEPLADGGFVYQRLWNPTVARFESALARLEQAETAVAYASGMAAMTAAIIASTSFSGKRHIVAVRPLYGGTDHLLASGLLGVEVTFCAEDEVAASVRPDTALVVLETPANPTLDLVDIATVVTAAGDVPVLVDNTFATPVLQNPLALGATMSLHSATKYIGGHGDVVGGVIACDEETASRLRQVRAITGGLLHPLGAYLLHRGLSTLPTRMRAQQAGAVEIAAWLQSHREVEHVYFPGEDDDRGLVGKQMNGPGAMVTIALRGGYEAAARLTSSVQLFTHAVSLGGVDSLVQHPAGLTHRPVAAHAKPSANLVRLSIGLESPEDLMADLDSALSAESVPPTHAAGSDDPTRPSSAFA, from the coding sequence ATGCCGCTTGCGAACTCCCACCTCGACTCGATCGCCGTCCACGCCGGACGGGAAGACCTGGCGATGCTGGGCGTCCACGCCCTTCCGCTCGACCTCTCCTCGACCAACCCGCTCCCCGACATCGAGCGGGGCGGGGCCTCGTACGAGGCGATGGCGACCGGCGGTGAGCCGCTCGCCGACGGCGGGTTCGTCTACCAGCGGCTGTGGAACCCCACCGTCGCGCGGTTCGAGTCGGCGCTGGCGCGGCTCGAGCAGGCCGAGACGGCGGTTGCGTACGCCTCGGGCATGGCGGCCATGACCGCAGCGATCATCGCGAGCACGTCCTTCAGTGGCAAGCGGCACATCGTGGCGGTCCGCCCGCTGTACGGCGGCACCGACCACCTGCTCGCCTCGGGCCTGCTCGGCGTCGAGGTGACGTTCTGCGCCGAGGACGAGGTCGCCGCCTCGGTCCGGCCCGACACGGCGCTGGTCGTGCTGGAGACCCCGGCCAACCCGACCCTCGACCTCGTCGACATCGCCACCGTGGTCACCGCCGCCGGCGACGTACCGGTGCTCGTCGACAACACCTTCGCCACCCCGGTGCTGCAGAACCCGCTCGCGCTGGGGGCGACGATGTCGCTGCACAGCGCCACCAAGTACATCGGCGGGCACGGCGACGTGGTCGGTGGCGTGATCGCCTGCGACGAGGAGACCGCTTCGCGGCTCCGCCAGGTCAGGGCCATCACCGGCGGCCTCCTGCACCCGCTGGGCGCCTACCTCCTGCACCGCGGCCTCTCGACCCTGCCGACCCGCATGCGGGCCCAGCAGGCGGGCGCGGTCGAGATCGCGGCCTGGCTGCAGTCGCACCGGGAGGTCGAGCACGTCTACTTCCCAGGCGAGGACGACGACCGCGGCCTGGTCGGCAAGCAGATGAACGGACCCGGCGCCATGGTCACGATCGCGCTGCGCGGCGGGTACGAGGCAGCCGCCCGCCTGACCTCCTCGGTGCAGCTCTTCACCCACGCGGTCTCGCTCGGCGGAGTCGACTCGCTCGTCCAACACCCCGCCGGCCTCACTCACCGCCCGGTCGCTGCCCACGCCAAACCGTCAGCGAACCTCGTACGCCTCTCGATCGGCCTCGAGAGCCCGGAGGACCTGATGGCCGACCTCGACTCCGCCCTCTCGGCAGAGTCTGTGCCTCCCACTCATGCCGCCGGGTCTGATGACCCCACCCGCCCATCATCCGCGTTCGCCTGA
- a CDS encoding PIN domain-containing protein, with product MAGVIALDAAFLIAHLNAADAHHQAASDLLDENADQDLIIGPLNLAEALVAATRSGHLAATQQAIARLAVREVPFPGDAATRLAQMRVDTGSKMPDCCVLLTAEQESASIATFDERLKKSASMLGINTI from the coding sequence GTGGCCGGCGTGATCGCGCTGGATGCAGCGTTTCTCATCGCCCATCTCAATGCAGCCGATGCCCATCACCAGGCAGCATCCGACCTCCTCGACGAGAACGCCGACCAAGACCTGATCATCGGTCCGCTCAACCTTGCCGAAGCACTGGTGGCTGCGACTCGGTCAGGACATCTCGCGGCCACGCAGCAGGCAATCGCACGTCTGGCTGTGCGCGAGGTTCCCTTCCCGGGCGACGCCGCTACTCGCTTGGCCCAAATGCGCGTCGACACCGGAAGCAAGATGCCCGACTGTTGCGTATTGCTCACCGCCGAGCAGGAGTCGGCGTCGATCGCGACCTTCGACGAACGCCTGAAGAAGTCGGCTTCGATGCTGGGTATCAACACCATCTGA
- a CDS encoding 5'-3' exonuclease, with protein MSMNSSPRRLLLVVDAPSLLHRNHHARAHTRMIDRAGRPAWALHGMLRQILDSIDAFAPDAVLFGLDDRTASVRRDAYPDYKAGRAEKDPMLVEQLGRAGAMLDALGLATLTPPGLEADDVNASAAAWAVRNDWNCVVITSDRDAFALISDHTQVLRLINGGINGSPLLNPARLYAMYGVPATRYLEYAALRGDASDNLPGVSGIGEKTAAALLDQVGPMERVWSDIDDNSGREVTSVLDRWAADTGSRRISARVVRALSAPGARSRYDFNLRMMTCHEDLDLRLTPDIPGTPGLLPLDLDRVARVVGFLGVQATTSLAQRVLSTNPASVVS; from the coding sequence ATGTCGATGAACAGCTCGCCGCGCCGCCTCCTGCTGGTCGTCGATGCCCCGTCCCTGCTGCACCGCAACCACCACGCCCGGGCGCACACCCGGATGATCGACCGTGCCGGGCGGCCGGCATGGGCGCTGCACGGGATGCTGCGGCAGATCCTCGACTCGATCGACGCCTTCGCGCCCGACGCGGTGCTCTTCGGCCTCGATGACCGCACCGCGTCCGTACGCAGGGACGCCTATCCCGACTACAAGGCCGGGCGCGCCGAGAAGGACCCGATGCTTGTCGAGCAGCTCGGCCGGGCCGGTGCGATGCTCGACGCCCTCGGACTCGCAACCCTCACTCCCCCGGGCCTCGAGGCCGACGACGTGAACGCATCTGCAGCGGCCTGGGCGGTCCGCAACGACTGGAACTGCGTCGTCATCACCTCCGACCGCGACGCGTTCGCGCTGATCAGTGACCACACCCAGGTCCTGCGGCTCATCAACGGCGGCATCAACGGCTCACCGCTGCTCAATCCCGCCCGGCTGTATGCGATGTACGGCGTGCCGGCCACGCGCTATCTCGAGTACGCCGCGCTCCGCGGTGATGCCAGCGACAACCTACCCGGGGTGAGCGGCATCGGGGAGAAGACCGCCGCCGCGCTCCTCGACCAAGTCGGCCCCATGGAGCGGGTCTGGTCCGACATCGACGACAACTCGGGTCGTGAGGTGACGTCTGTGCTCGACCGGTGGGCCGCCGACACCGGCTCCCGCCGCATCTCCGCGCGCGTCGTCCGCGCGCTCTCTGCTCCCGGCGCACGATCGCGCTACGACTTCAACCTCCGCATGATGACCTGCCACGAGGACCTCGACCTCCGGCTCACGCCGGACATCCCCGGTACCCCGGGCCTCCTCCCCCTCGACCTGGACCGGGTCGCCCGGGTCGTCGGCTTCCTCGGTGTCCAGGCGACCACCTCGCTGGCGCAGCGGGTGCTGAGCACCAATCCCGCTTCGGTGGTCTCGTAG
- a CDS encoding cation:proton antiporter: MTADLAYVVAGASLLLAIVLPDLLNRWAISAPMVLVGVGMLIGLTPLPDGLPLDPQDNRAVIEHTTELVVIVALMGVGLAIDRPLEVRSWRSWRQWSPTWRLLAIGMPLTIAAVAILGWAAGLPPAVALLLGAALAPTDPVLASDVQVAGPQTGGHEVDESDELRFTLTSEAGLNDGLAFPFVYAAILLATEGAVSNWALEWVGFYLVAKVTIGVLAGVVVGKVLAYVAFRSSNRALRVAERGESLLALAALVASYGVGEVLGGYGFLSVFVCAISFRSAERSHDYHAAMHEVAERLERMLTLFVLLILGIALTRGLLDALDWRGVAIGLALILVVRPAAGILALAPWPTRGKGTVPLTRPERWTVAFFGVRGIGSIYYLAYAAGEDQTLAQDWLWSTVAFTVVASVLIHGILATPVMARIDSDRR, from the coding sequence ATGACTGCGGACCTTGCCTACGTGGTGGCGGGCGCCAGTCTGCTGCTGGCGATCGTGCTCCCCGATCTGCTCAACCGGTGGGCGATCTCGGCACCGATGGTGCTGGTCGGGGTCGGGATGCTGATCGGGCTGACCCCTCTTCCCGACGGCCTGCCGCTGGACCCGCAGGACAACCGGGCCGTGATCGAGCACACCACCGAGCTGGTCGTCATCGTGGCGCTGATGGGTGTGGGGCTGGCGATCGACCGCCCGCTCGAGGTCCGCAGCTGGAGGAGCTGGCGACAGTGGTCCCCGACGTGGCGGCTGTTGGCGATCGGGATGCCGCTCACCATCGCCGCGGTCGCGATCCTCGGCTGGGCCGCGGGTCTGCCGCCCGCGGTCGCGCTGCTGCTGGGCGCAGCGCTGGCGCCCACCGATCCGGTGCTCGCCTCCGACGTCCAGGTCGCCGGCCCGCAGACCGGTGGCCACGAGGTCGACGAGAGCGACGAGCTCCGGTTCACGCTCACCTCGGAGGCCGGTCTGAACGACGGTCTCGCCTTCCCGTTCGTCTACGCCGCGATCCTGCTCGCGACCGAGGGCGCCGTGTCGAACTGGGCTCTGGAGTGGGTGGGCTTCTACCTGGTGGCGAAGGTGACGATCGGCGTCCTCGCCGGAGTCGTGGTCGGGAAGGTGCTCGCCTACGTCGCGTTCCGCTCCAGCAACCGTGCCCTGCGGGTGGCAGAACGAGGCGAGTCGCTGCTCGCGCTCGCGGCACTGGTCGCGTCGTACGGCGTCGGCGAGGTTCTCGGCGGCTACGGCTTCCTCTCCGTCTTCGTCTGCGCCATCTCCTTCCGCTCGGCCGAGCGGTCCCACGACTACCACGCCGCGATGCACGAGGTGGCCGAGCGGCTCGAGCGCATGCTGACGCTCTTCGTGCTGCTGATCCTCGGCATCGCGCTCACCCGAGGCCTGCTCGACGCACTGGACTGGCGAGGCGTCGCCATCGGGCTGGCGCTGATCCTGGTGGTCCGACCGGCGGCGGGGATCCTGGCACTGGCCCCATGGCCGACTCGGGGCAAGGGCACGGTCCCGCTCACCCGGCCTGAACGCTGGACCGTGGCGTTCTTCGGAGTCCGCGGCATCGGGTCCATCTACTACCTCGCGTACGCCGCCGGCGAGGACCAGACGTTGGCCCAGGACTGGCTGTGGTCGACGGTCGCCTTCACTGTCGTCGCCTCTGTCCTCATCCACGGGATCCTCGCCACCCCGGTGATGGCACGCATCGATTCCGACCGGCGGTGA
- a CDS encoding FAD-dependent oxidoreductase, translating into MTPTPDPFPDDDRFDDVVVGAGITGLTVGLMLARAGRRVGVVEARRVGSGTTGRTTGKLSLLQGTRLSQILSAQSRGVAEAYVDANREGMEWLLGFCAEHDVPVQTRDAVTYASADDELASVCEEHEAAGSLGLDVRWTDGLDVPFPLVGATVLADQAQFDPMDVLGALATQLRGHGGAVHEGRRVMGVSGRGTPEITLDDGRVLRAENVVLATGVPTLDRGLYFAKVEPKRSYLLAFEGVEPPPAMYISAAASSRSIRGVPGDATTGPRLLVGGAGHVVGRTESELTRIHELREWTAHHFDGAVETHAWSAQDYASHDGIPFVGTLPRGGGHIYLATGYDKWGLTNGVAAARTIAGQILGSTPSWAKVLGRRITRPRGAVRIASLNVGVGLAATRSLVRAEASTAHTPAADGVGAVGRDGVLPVGTSTLEGRTCSVVALCTHLGGALRWNDAEKSWDCPLHGSRFSASGEVLEGPATKALAQRDVPPEA; encoded by the coding sequence GTGACCCCGACCCCGGACCCTTTCCCCGACGACGACCGGTTCGACGATGTCGTGGTGGGCGCAGGCATCACCGGGCTGACGGTCGGCCTGATGCTGGCACGTGCCGGGCGCCGGGTCGGCGTCGTCGAGGCACGCCGGGTGGGTTCGGGCACCACGGGTCGTACGACGGGGAAGCTCTCGCTGCTTCAGGGGACGAGGCTCTCCCAGATCCTGTCCGCGCAGTCACGCGGGGTCGCCGAGGCGTACGTCGACGCGAACCGCGAGGGCATGGAGTGGCTGCTGGGGTTCTGCGCGGAGCACGACGTCCCCGTCCAGACCCGCGACGCGGTGACCTATGCGAGCGCCGACGACGAGCTGGCCAGCGTCTGCGAAGAGCATGAGGCGGCCGGCTCGCTCGGTCTGGACGTACGCTGGACCGACGGTCTCGACGTCCCGTTCCCACTCGTGGGGGCCACCGTGCTGGCGGACCAGGCCCAGTTCGACCCGATGGACGTGCTCGGTGCCCTCGCCACCCAGCTCCGCGGCCACGGCGGGGCGGTGCACGAGGGCCGGCGGGTGATGGGCGTGTCCGGGCGGGGGACGCCCGAGATCACGCTCGACGACGGGCGCGTGCTTCGCGCCGAGAACGTCGTGCTCGCGACCGGGGTGCCGACTCTGGACCGTGGGCTCTACTTCGCCAAGGTCGAGCCGAAGCGTTCCTACCTCCTCGCCTTCGAGGGAGTCGAGCCGCCGCCGGCGATGTACATCTCGGCAGCCGCATCGAGCAGGTCGATCCGCGGCGTACCCGGGGATGCCACCACCGGGCCGCGGCTCCTCGTCGGCGGCGCCGGGCACGTCGTCGGCCGCACCGAGTCCGAGCTGACCCGCATCCACGAGCTGCGGGAATGGACGGCGCACCACTTCGACGGGGCCGTCGAGACGCACGCGTGGTCCGCCCAGGACTACGCCTCCCACGACGGGATCCCGTTCGTCGGCACCCTGCCCCGCGGCGGCGGACACATCTACCTGGCCACAGGTTACGACAAGTGGGGACTGACCAACGGGGTGGCCGCGGCGCGAACCATCGCCGGCCAGATCCTGGGTTCGACGCCCAGCTGGGCGAAGGTGCTGGGCCGGCGGATCACGCGCCCGCGTGGGGCGGTCCGCATTGCGTCGCTCAACGTCGGTGTCGGTCTGGCCGCGACCCGTTCGCTGGTGCGGGCCGAGGCCTCGACGGCGCACACCCCCGCCGCGGACGGCGTCGGGGCCGTCGGTCGTGATGGCGTCCTGCCCGTCGGGACCTCCACCCTGGAGGGCCGTACGTGTAGCGTCGTCGCGCTCTGCACCCATCTGGGCGGCGCGCTGCGCTGGAACGACGCGGAGAAGAGCTGGGACTGCCCCCTGCACGGGTCCCGTTTCTCCGCCAGCGGAGAGGTTCTGGAGGGGCCCGCCACCAAGGCACTCGCTCAGCGCGACGTGCCGCCCGAGGCTTGA